TGGAATTCAAGGATGATTGCCTTCGAGCATGTCTGCGTAGTCAATTGCGCGGAAAACCATGCACTGGTGTCGAACATCGCCCCAAGGATAATGTGGGTGGAGAAATCGTTCAACGATACTTGTGCATAATTACGTAATTTTCAGAGTTGTGTACTATCGGACAAACCCGGCGAAAGGCAAGCACCAAATACGCCGAAGCGAGGAAGCTACTATGAAAATGTGTGCGCGCGACCACcaggttggtgcaaaattttAACAATTGTCAACAaacattttaacattttaacaaaattttaaaattgtcTACAATACTATAAACAAAATCTGGATATTATTTATCTAGAACAGACCTTTTTGAAAAtccgaattttttgaaaccataactttgaaataatttgTAGAATTGGATTTTGTTAAGGTCATGGAAGAAATGCGGCCAATTGACAGAGTCAGAGACGAAAATGGGAAATCAAATCGATAATAAtggctagaaaaaaattatctgaagaaaatataatagttgtaaaaaacgaagaatcAAAAATAACTCAGTAACTGATAACTgattattttacaaaatttttgacacattctcgaaaaaagaaggagtcCTTAATTGGTGGATACACGAAGGTACGCCCTGAAGAGATTGGAACTGTACTTGAtactatttgtttgtttgtttgttgagaATGTTACAAAGAACAATTTATGAAGATGGTGCAGGGTTAAAAGAGGAACGAAACCTTAGGGGATATTTGAAAgcttttgtggaaaatattgaTTAGTGTCTCTAGAGCGGATCATACTATATgtcgagaaagaaaattatttccatATATCACATCGTGAGCGCTTGTATCTACAGTGGCGCGGTTTCTAAACCCGTTCCCGTAGTTTTGCAGCATCGAATGATGAATAGGGACCCTACAGGGTGGAGTAACAAGTACGAGCTCTGCGCAGCATTTCAGGAACTTGTATGAAGTTAAACGGTAGCGCCGGTGCTGTAGGGTAGCTATGCGGGTAATCGAAAAACAGGACTCCCTCCGCTTCgcatttgaagaaaactataaaaatgaCCTAACCATACTCATTTCTGCCTGAATTAAAAACGATTACTGGgcgtttcatttatttacattataaatgtttaatttatttacattacttacattacattattacaAATACGAATAAacgtttcatttatttacattatttacattatattattacattgtatgaattttaaattaatatttatgtACGAATTTACATTATGTATTGGGTATACAATGTGAATCATaggatgcgatagtcggagccggtgctcagaccccttcacttttgaacgttggggaaaggacctccttcacttttaaaaggttggcgaaattaaccacttcacttctggacggcTATCGAAATGACCGCCTtcacttgaaggcatcactccacgaatctgaggtggtaccgatttcaggtggagtattcgtatacgggatgggagactatggagagaggggtgattccgtccatttcctcgtaattgccataaaaaaacggtccgcaagatacggcttcaggcgttttggcgcactattttctacaaggagttcaactagagcgcgccagccttgtgcggtgccacatcttccaggccgtttttttacggcagttaggaagaaatggacagaatcacccccctctcgatagtctcccatcccgtatacgaatactccacctgaaatctgcaccacctcagattcgtggggtgatgcctttgagctgcaccccattagctgaacccccttcacctgaggacgGTCCGGCTTcttcctatcgcacctataaTGTGAATTCATACATAAAACCAAAACCACAGATAGGATAAAACCTTTATAGCTTTCTCATATCTTTGATGAAATGAGCAGTGCCGGAAGGTGGTTTCTGACAAGAGCAGACTCAAACAACTCCGTTTCAATTGTTGAAATAGCATCGAACAATTTAAAGCGTCAGCTAATTCGAAATCGCTTGTACAGTACTATTTGTACAACACAAAACTGTGTTGTTTGTCCCACAGATAGACCAGGTACTGCTTGAGATCCAGCGTAATCTACCTTATTTCATGCAAGAgctgtggtgacgaatacatatgTTGGTGAGACTGCGCAACCGCTACATACTCGCGTTAAAGAGCGtgtgaatggaaaaaaatgggttATTTGGAATGaaatggacacctttaggcaaaaaacacaaaaacaacaacaaacacacAAAACAAACACACGACGGAGCCAATCTTTGAACCAGGGCATAAATCTTTGCGCACaaatctaaaacgttggctcgataatcgctggaggcatttcgGATCCAAACCACAAACCTTAAAATGAATCGCTACAGTGGATGTCTCTCAATAATGCGAGACCCCCGCCCCTCATCTCAAATGGTTCTTTTGATCCGAATGATACATTCGAATCATTCGTTCTCGTGATCGATTAGTCATCAGTCCCTGCTAGGGTTCCCCCAATCCAAGGTGATCGTTCAGTGCAGTCACTACGTTAGTGTTCGAAAAAGTAGGTTTAGAGTTTTCTTGTCTCTTTAGCTGTGGAGAGATTTGGTCGCTTAGACTGTGAATTGATAACGAATTCAATTGATTGTGAATCGCCCTTTTATGCTCTATGAAGAAGGCGATTAGTCGAAACGTTAGGcaataaaattaatcaataacaACCTCGTATTCGGCTCATTagaaatcaatacgacatcctTCTATGTCAGGGATCATTGAAAGTCAAACATTTcgatatattatatattttaccATTAGAAAAAGTAGGTTAAAACAATATTCCCCAAGTAGCTTCCAATATGTTTCGATGCTTTTTACGAGTATTTCATTTAAGATGACTAATCAGAAAAGAGTGTGACTTCACAAAGAATATTGATAATTAAATAGTCACTATCTTGgaacgcaaaaaaaaccaacaaacgTAATTAACTCTTAGTTCTGGGAAAAAGAAACGTTCCACACCACTACTGATTTCGGGAACAGAAAAGAACACTAGTTTTGTGAGTTTTTTGGATGATCATCCGTAACTCTCagaaaagttaggaaaaaaaattgtggaaaaatgaattagaagaaaaagaaaaaaaagaggtaataATTGTAAGATGGAAGAGAAATGAATTCAATAGGTGCATTGCATTCAATAATAAAAGATGGAAATTGCTGACCGCTACAAAAACGATCTGCCTGTGTCCTAAGGGTCAAGTCCTAGGTCCTAGCAGCGCCTTT
This window of the Necator americanus strain Aroian chromosome III, whole genome shotgun sequence genome carries:
- a CDS encoding hypothetical protein (NECATOR_CHRIII.G12793.T1) is translated as MRLLFETLLLISLTDKIIGDYLDINECFVELPNFELPTDTMGVESVEFKDDCLRACLRSQLRGKPCTGVEHRPKDNSCVLSDKPGERQAPNTPKRGSYYENVCARPPGHGRNAAN